One Vibrio sp. CDRSL-10 TSBA genomic region harbors:
- the recO gene encoding DNA repair protein RecO encodes MSEGLQRCFVLHRRPYSESSLILDVFSEEYGRLTLIAKGARSKRSNLKGALQPFTPLLLKWSGNSSMKTLRQAEAISLGLPLHGIHLYSAMYVNELIGRVLAPEVPFPGLFHDYLLVLTELAQSDNPEPALRRFELALLSNMGYGVDFLHCAGSGEPVDPDMTYRYREQKGFIASVRRDNLTFAGNELIAISERRFTTKEQLQAAKRFTRIALKPYLGGKPLKSRELFRQVLQPRARSIGK; translated from the coding sequence ATGTCAGAGGGTTTACAACGCTGTTTTGTCCTTCACCGACGTCCTTACAGTGAGTCGAGCCTGATTCTGGATGTGTTCAGCGAAGAATATGGCCGCCTGACCCTGATCGCCAAAGGCGCGCGCAGTAAACGTTCGAATCTTAAAGGCGCGCTGCAGCCGTTTACTCCCTTACTGCTGAAATGGTCCGGCAACAGCTCGATGAAAACGCTGCGCCAGGCAGAAGCCATCAGTCTGGGCCTGCCTTTGCACGGCATTCATCTCTACTCTGCGATGTATGTCAACGAGCTGATTGGCCGCGTGCTGGCACCGGAAGTACCGTTTCCTGGTTTATTCCATGACTATCTGCTGGTCCTGACCGAACTGGCGCAGAGTGATAACCCGGAGCCGGCGCTGCGCCGCTTTGAACTCGCGCTGCTGTCCAATATGGGCTACGGCGTCGATTTTCTCCATTGTGCCGGCAGCGGTGAGCCGGTCGACCCTGATATGACGTATCGTTATCGCGAGCAAAAAGGCTTTATTGCTTCAGTGCGGCGCGATAATCTGACTTTTGCCGGTAATGAGCTGATTGCCATCAGTGAGCGGCGCTTTACCACCAAAGAGCAGCTGCAGGCGGCAAAACGCTTTACACGCATTGCCTTAAAGCCGTATCTTGGCGGCAAACCTTTAAAAAGCCGGGAGTTGTTTCGGCAAGTCCTTCAACCCAGAGCACGGAGTATAGGAAAATGA
- the acpS gene encoding holo-ACP synthase has translation MMIVGLGTDIAEIARIEQVLARSGAAFAARILTPQELELFAARKQQGRFLAKRFAAKEAASKALGTGIAGGVSFQDFIISNDALGKPVLSLQGKAAELAAGAGVTALHLSISDERHYAVATVILES, from the coding sequence ATTATGATTGTCGGTTTAGGAACGGATATAGCGGAAATTGCGCGCATCGAGCAGGTGCTGGCCCGCAGCGGGGCGGCATTTGCGGCGCGCATTCTGACGCCGCAGGAGCTGGAATTATTCGCGGCGCGCAAACAGCAGGGCCGTTTTCTTGCTAAGCGTTTTGCTGCCAAAGAAGCTGCATCGAAAGCGCTCGGAACCGGGATTGCCGGCGGGGTCAGTTTCCAGGATTTCATCATCAGTAATGATGCGCTGGGTAAACCGGTGCTGAGCCTGCAGGGTAAAGCCGCCGAGCTGGCAGCGGGTGCAGGCGTCACCGCGCTCCATCTGTCGATTTCTGATGAGCGTCACTACGCGGTTGCGACCGTTATTCTTGAATCCTGA
- the rnc gene encoding ribonuclease III: MNSPISRLETKLGYQFNDPEFIALALTHRSANGKHNERLEFLGDSILSFVIADDLYHRFPKVNEGDMSRMRATLVRGNTLAELGREFDLGDYLKLGPGELKSGGFRRDSILADAVEAIIGAIYLDSDIEVVRGIVLSWYQSRLDAIKPGVSQKDPKTRLQEFLQGRRKPLPVYTVTNIKGEAHNQEFTVACDVAGIGQPVIGKGTSRRKAEQAAAETALEQLSNG, from the coding sequence ATGAATTCTCCAATTAGCAGATTAGAAACTAAGCTCGGGTATCAGTTTAATGATCCCGAGTTTATCGCCCTGGCGCTGACTCACCGCAGCGCCAACGGTAAACATAATGAACGTCTTGAGTTTCTGGGCGATTCAATTTTAAGTTTTGTCATTGCTGACGATCTTTACCATCGTTTCCCGAAAGTAAACGAAGGCGACATGAGCCGTATGCGTGCCACTCTGGTGCGTGGTAATACGCTGGCAGAACTGGGTCGTGAATTCGACTTAGGAGATTACTTAAAATTAGGTCCAGGCGAGTTGAAGAGTGGCGGTTTCCGTCGTGATTCAATTCTGGCCGATGCCGTGGAAGCCATCATAGGCGCGATTTACCTCGATAGTGATATCGAAGTTGTGCGCGGTATTGTGCTGAGCTGGTATCAGTCCCGCTTGGATGCGATCAAACCGGGTGTTTCCCAGAAAGACCCGAAAACGCGCCTGCAAGAGTTCCTGCAGGGCAGAAGAAAACCGCTGCCTGTCTACACAGTGACTAATATTAAAGGTGAAGCACACAATCAGGAGTTTACTGTGGCGTGTGACGTAGCAGGCATCGGACAGCCTGTGATCGGTAAAGGAACCAGCCGCCGCAAGGCAGAACAAGCGGCTGCGGAAACGGCACTAGAGCAATTAAGCAATGGCTGA
- the rlmD gene encoding 23S rRNA (uracil(1939)-C(5))-methyltransferase RlmD, producing the protein MARFFQPKKKTTLNQKHQAVSVTKLDHQGAGIAFQDNKPVFIDGALPGEEVLMQLTESKSKFARAKLIKVLKPSGERVEPFCPHYGECGGCDLQHLAHSAQIEHKQQALSQLMAKFAGQTLALSAPVCCDDQGYRRRARLSLLWDKKSSRLQFGFRRKQSKNIVTVTDCAVLEPTLNALLPELKTLLSGFARLDQLGHVELVKGDNTRVLVLRHLAPLAKADMAALSDFAEQHALTLYLMPASDELNLICGPEAEYLEAGVTIPFLPSHFIQVNQQVNQAMVKQALSWLDVQPQDRVLDLFCGLGNFSLPLAKLAKEVVGVEGVDDMVRHAQSNAARNQISNADFYQANLEQDMTNEAWAGEKFAKVLLDPARAGAAGIVDQLARLGAQRVVYVSCNPATLARDSQSLLSQGYQLVKLGMLDMFPHTSHLESMALFVKNR; encoded by the coding sequence ATGGCACGTTTTTTCCAACCGAAGAAAAAGACCACACTTAATCAGAAACATCAGGCGGTCAGTGTGACCAAGCTGGATCACCAGGGCGCAGGGATCGCTTTTCAGGATAACAAGCCGGTGTTTATCGACGGTGCTTTGCCGGGTGAAGAGGTGCTGATGCAGCTCACGGAGAGCAAAAGTAAATTTGCCCGGGCCAAGCTGATTAAAGTGCTGAAACCGAGTGGTGAGCGGGTCGAGCCTTTCTGCCCGCACTATGGCGAATGCGGCGGCTGCGATTTACAGCATCTGGCGCACAGCGCGCAAATTGAACATAAACAGCAAGCGCTGAGTCAACTGATGGCAAAGTTTGCCGGTCAGACCCTTGCACTCTCCGCCCCGGTTTGTTGTGATGACCAGGGCTACCGCCGCCGTGCGCGCCTTAGCCTGCTGTGGGATAAAAAATCCTCCCGGCTGCAGTTTGGTTTCCGCCGCAAACAGAGCAAAAATATTGTCACTGTGACTGACTGCGCAGTGCTTGAGCCGACCCTGAATGCTTTGCTGCCTGAGCTGAAAACCCTGTTGAGTGGTTTTGCCCGCCTGGATCAGCTCGGTCATGTTGAACTGGTAAAAGGTGACAACACCCGCGTGCTGGTGCTGCGTCATCTAGCGCCACTGGCGAAGGCCGACATGGCTGCGCTGAGCGACTTTGCTGAGCAGCACGCTCTGACCCTGTATCTGATGCCGGCCAGTGATGAGCTGAACCTGATATGCGGCCCTGAGGCTGAGTATCTCGAAGCCGGGGTGACGATTCCGTTCTTACCAAGTCATTTTATTCAGGTCAATCAGCAGGTTAACCAGGCGATGGTCAAGCAGGCCCTGAGCTGGCTGGATGTGCAGCCGCAAGACCGGGTGCTGGATCTGTTTTGTGGCCTCGGCAACTTCAGCCTGCCGCTGGCCAAGCTTGCCAAAGAGGTGGTCGGGGTTGAAGGTGTGGATGATATGGTACGTCATGCGCAAAGCAATGCCGCCCGCAACCAGATTAGCAATGCGGACTTTTATCAGGCTAATTTGGAACAAGATATGACGAATGAGGCGTGGGCAGGGGAAAAATTTGCTAAAGTACTGCTCGACCCGGCACGAGCGGGGGCAGCCGGCATTGTCGATCAGTTGGCCCGACTTGGCGCCCAGCGTGTGGTTTACGTCTCGTGTAATCCTGCTACGCTTGCTCGTGACAGTCAAAGCTTGCTGAGTCAGGGATACCAGTTGGTAAAACTGGGTATGCTGGATATGTTTCCGCATACCAGTCACCTCGAATCCATGGCTCTGTTTGTAAAAAATCGGTAA
- the lepA gene encoding translation elongation factor 4, whose protein sequence is MKHIRNFSIIAHIDHGKSTLSDRLIQVCGGLTDREMAEQVLDSMDLERERGITIKAQSVTLDYKAKDGETYQLNFIDTPGHVDFSYEVSRSLAACEGALLVVDAGQGVEAQTLANCYTAIEMDLEVVPILNKIDLPAAEPERVAEEIEDIVGIDAIDAVRCSAKTGLGVDDVLEKIVSDIPAPVGDPDAPLQALIIDSWFDNYLGVVSLVRIKNGKLKKNDKIKVMSTGQVWGVDRLGIFTPKQVDTTELETGEVGWVVCGIKDILGAPVGDTLTLAKNGCEKALPGFKKVKPQVYAGLFPVSSDDYEAFRDALGKLSLNDASLFYEPETSAALGFGFRCGFLGMLHMEIIQERLEREYDLDLITTAPTVVYEVLKTDNEIMYVDSPAKLPAINDIEEIREPIARCNILVPTEYLGNVITLCVEKRGTQVDMVYHGNQVALTYDVPMAEVVLDFFDRLKSTSRGYASLDYGFQRFEASSMVRVDVLLNGDKVDALAIITHKEQSQTRGRLLVEKMKEFIPRQMFDIAIQAAIGNHIIARSTVKQLRKNVLAKCYGGDVSRKKKLLKKQKEGKKRMKQIGNVELPQEAFLAILHVGKD, encoded by the coding sequence ATGAAGCACATTCGTAACTTTTCGATTATCGCCCACATTGACCATGGCAAATCGACCCTGTCTGACCGTTTGATCCAAGTATGTGGTGGATTAACCGACCGTGAAATGGCCGAACAAGTTCTGGATTCCATGGACCTTGAACGTGAGCGTGGCATCACCATCAAAGCGCAGAGTGTGACTCTCGACTACAAAGCAAAAGATGGCGAAACCTATCAACTGAACTTTATCGACACCCCGGGACACGTTGACTTCTCGTATGAAGTATCGCGTTCACTGGCCGCCTGTGAAGGTGCGCTGCTGGTGGTCGATGCCGGTCAGGGTGTAGAAGCCCAGACTCTGGCTAACTGTTACACCGCGATTGAGATGGATCTGGAAGTTGTGCCAATCCTGAACAAAATCGACCTGCCGGCGGCAGAGCCTGAGCGTGTAGCAGAAGAGATTGAAGACATCGTCGGTATCGATGCTATCGATGCCGTGCGCTGTTCGGCGAAAACCGGCCTCGGCGTTGACGATGTGCTGGAGAAAATCGTCTCTGATATTCCGGCGCCGGTCGGCGACCCGGATGCACCACTGCAAGCTTTGATTATTGACTCCTGGTTCGATAACTATCTGGGTGTGGTTTCTCTGGTCCGGATTAAAAACGGCAAGCTGAAGAAAAACGACAAAATCAAAGTGATGAGTACCGGCCAGGTATGGGGTGTTGACCGTCTGGGTATCTTTACTCCGAAACAAGTCGACACCACTGAACTGGAAACCGGTGAAGTGGGCTGGGTGGTGTGTGGTATCAAAGACATCCTCGGCGCGCCGGTGGGTGATACGCTGACACTGGCCAAAAACGGCTGTGAAAAAGCCCTGCCAGGCTTTAAGAAAGTAAAACCTCAGGTTTACGCGGGTCTGTTCCCGGTATCTTCTGATGATTACGAAGCATTTCGTGATGCGCTGGGCAAACTAAGCCTGAATGACGCGTCACTGTTCTACGAGCCAGAAACGTCTGCGGCACTGGGCTTTGGTTTCCGTTGTGGCTTCCTTGGTATGCTGCACATGGAGATCATCCAAGAGCGTCTTGAGCGCGAGTACGATCTGGATCTGATCACCACCGCACCGACGGTAGTGTATGAAGTGCTGAAAACCGACAACGAAATCATGTACGTTGACAGCCCGGCTAAACTGCCTGCTATCAATGACATCGAAGAAATTCGTGAGCCGATTGCCCGTTGTAACATCCTGGTACCGACCGAGTACCTGGGTAACGTGATTACCCTGTGTGTGGAAAAACGCGGTACACAGGTCGACATGGTGTATCACGGTAATCAGGTCGCCCTGACTTACGATGTGCCTATGGCAGAAGTGGTACTGGATTTCTTCGACCGTCTGAAATCGACTTCGCGTGGTTATGCGTCTCTGGATTACGGCTTCCAGCGCTTTGAAGCGTCAAGCATGGTGCGGGTTGACGTGCTGCTTAACGGCGACAAAGTGGATGCGCTGGCGATCATCACTCACAAAGAGCAGTCCCAGACCCGTGGTCGTCTGCTGGTTGAGAAGATGAAAGAGTTCATTCCGCGCCAGATGTTTGATATCGCGATTCAGGCCGCTATCGGTAACCACATCATCGCCCGTTCAACCGTGAAACAGCTGCGTAAGAACGTACTGGCGAAGTGTTACGGTGGTGACGTGAGTCGTAAGAAGAAGCTGTTGAAGAAACAGAAAGAAGGTAAGAAACGCATGAAGCAAATCGGTAACGTTGAGCTGCCGCAAGAAGCGTTCCTGGCCATTCTGCACGTTGGCAAAGACTAA
- the era gene encoding GTPase Era, whose product MAEQEFDIDAFFASSGEPTSSPDNQHCGFIAIVGRPNVGKSTLLNNLLGQKISITSRKPQTTRHRIMGVETEGDYQAIFVDTPGLHIEEKRAINRLMNRAASSSLSDVNLVLFVVEGTHWTDDDEMVLTKLRNANFPVVLCVNKVDNVKDRNDVMLHMQELSKLMDFVDVVPISAKHSKNIDVLRKHVRAHLPKAVHHFPEEYVTDRSQRFMASEIIREKLMRFTGDELPYSVTVEIERFDYNPDNDGFHINALILVERIGQKKMVIGNKGEKIKTIGREARLDMEELFGRKVYLETWVKVKSGWADDERALRSLGYIDDL is encoded by the coding sequence ATGGCTGAGCAAGAATTTGATATTGATGCGTTCTTCGCATCGAGCGGTGAGCCAACCAGTTCACCAGACAACCAACACTGTGGTTTTATCGCCATCGTTGGCCGCCCGAACGTGGGTAAATCGACCCTGCTGAATAACCTGCTGGGTCAGAAGATTTCAATCACCTCGCGTAAGCCGCAGACTACGCGTCACCGTATCATGGGTGTCGAGACGGAAGGCGATTACCAGGCGATTTTCGTCGATACGCCGGGGCTGCACATCGAAGAGAAACGCGCCATCAACCGCCTGATGAACCGTGCTGCCAGCAGCTCACTGAGTGACGTGAACCTGGTACTGTTCGTGGTGGAAGGGACGCACTGGACTGATGATGACGAAATGGTACTGACCAAGCTGAGAAATGCGAATTTCCCGGTGGTGCTGTGTGTCAACAAAGTCGACAACGTTAAAGACCGTAATGACGTGATGCTGCACATGCAGGAGCTGTCAAAGCTGATGGATTTTGTTGATGTGGTGCCGATTTCGGCCAAGCACAGCAAAAACATTGATGTGCTGCGTAAACATGTGCGCGCGCATCTGCCAAAAGCGGTGCACCACTTTCCGGAAGAGTATGTGACGGACCGTTCACAGCGTTTCATGGCGTCAGAGATCATTCGTGAGAAACTGATGCGTTTTACCGGTGACGAACTGCCTTATTCGGTCACGGTGGAAATCGAACGTTTCGATTACAACCCGGACAACGACGGTTTCCATATCAACGCCCTGATCCTGGTCGAACGTATCGGCCAGAAGAAAATGGTGATTGGTAACAAGGGTGAAAAGATCAAAACCATCGGCCGTGAAGCCCGCCTCGATATGGAGGAGCTGTTCGGACGTAAGGTGTATCTGGAAACCTGGGTGAAAGTGAAATCCGGTTGGGCCGACGATGAACGTGCACTGCGTTCACTCGGTTACATCGACGACCTGTAA